A window from Lachnoanaerobaculum umeaense encodes these proteins:
- a CDS encoding undecaprenyldiphospho-muramoylpentapeptide beta-N-acetylglucosaminyltransferase, whose amino-acid sequence MKKIILTGGGTAGHITPNIALLPALKEAGFDIKYIGSKNGMEAGLIQAQNIPYDGISSGKLRRYFDLKNFSDPFRVVKGLFEAKKIIKKYSPDIVFSKGGFVSVPVVMAAAFLKIPVIIHESDITPGLANKIASKFATKICTNFPETLQYLPKNKAILTGSPIRKELLNGDKEAACKLTGFGDKPTLMIIGGSLGSVIVNTAIRKALDDILKEFNVIHICGKGNVDEKLLEKSGYLQYEYVDKELKDFFALADVVVSRAGANTICELLALRKPNLLIPLSGAASRGDQILNAESFENAGYSKVIDEETLANISLAMEISELYKNRQKYIDAMSNSDATNGVENIINLIKQYS is encoded by the coding sequence ATGAAAAAAATAATATTAACAGGTGGTGGTACAGCAGGTCATATCACACCAAATATAGCTCTCTTGCCTGCATTAAAAGAAGCCGGATTTGATATAAAATATATAGGTAGTAAAAATGGTATGGAGGCCGGACTTATACAGGCACAAAATATTCCATATGACGGTATATCTTCCGGAAAACTTAGAAGATACTTTGATTTAAAAAATTTCAGCGATCCTTTCAGAGTCGTAAAAGGACTTTTTGAAGCAAAAAAAATCATAAAAAAATATTCACCTGATATCGTTTTTTCAAAGGGCGGTTTTGTCAGTGTACCTGTGGTAATGGCTGCCGCATTTTTAAAGATACCTGTTATAATACATGAATCCGATATTACTCCCGGACTTGCAAACAAAATAGCATCAAAGTTTGCCACAAAGATCTGTACTAATTTCCCCGAAACTTTACAGTATCTTCCAAAGAATAAAGCCATTCTTACCGGTTCACCCATCAGAAAAGAGCTGTTAAATGGCGATAAGGAAGCGGCGTGCAAACTAACAGGTTTTGGTGATAAGCCCACTCTAATGATAATAGGTGGAAGTTTAGGTTCTGTAATAGTAAATACTGCCATAAGAAAGGCTCTGGATGATATATTAAAGGAATTCAATGTAATACATATCTGTGGTAAGGGCAATGTGGATGAAAAACTACTTGAAAAATCAGGATACCTACAGTATGAATATGTGGACAAGGAATTAAAAGACTTCTTTGCACTGGCTGATGTGGTCGTATCCAGAGCGGGTGCAAACACCATCTGTGAACTTTTGGCACTCCGAAAACCTAATCTTTTGATACCTCTATCCGGTGCTGCTTCAAGAGGTGATCAGATATTAAATGCCGAATCTTTTGAAAATGCCGGTTATTCAAAAGTCATAGATGAAGAGACACTTGCAAATATTTCACTTGCAATGGAAATATCAGAACTTTATAAAAACAGACAAAAATATATAGATGCTATGTCAAACTCAGATGCTACAAATGGTGTAGAAAATATTATTAATTTGATAAAACAATATAGTTAG
- a CDS encoding 5'-methylthioadenosine/adenosylhomocysteine nucleosidase, translating to MIGIIGAMEEEISKLKEIMENKELNKIAGMEFVKGEIRGRQVTVVRSGIGKVNAAACTQILVDRFGVDIVINTGIAGSLKNEINIGDIVLSTDTVIHDMNVEGFGYKRGQVPRMDVFAFPTDDKLRSIAKEICEKELIDISVFEGRVLSGDIFVSDRATKEDLKKTFDGYCTEMEGAAIAQVAYLNDIRVLIVRAISDKADDSASMDYAEFERKAIENCVKLTTKLIETIDAPHYCQ from the coding sequence ATGATTGGTATAATCGGTGCAATGGAAGAGGAAATCTCAAAGTTAAAAGAGATAATGGAAAATAAAGAACTTAATAAAATAGCCGGAATGGAGTTTGTAAAAGGGGAAATAAGAGGAAGACAGGTTACAGTGGTACGCTCCGGTATAGGAAAGGTGAATGCCGCAGCATGTACTCAAATTTTAGTAGACAGATTCGGTGTAGATATAGTAATAAATACAGGCATTGCAGGCTCACTAAAGAATGAGATAAATATAGGAGATATCGTACTTTCTACAGATACTGTAATACATGATATGAATGTAGAGGGCTTTGGATATAAAAGGGGCCAGGTTCCGAGAATGGATGTATTTGCCTTCCCTACAGATGACAAACTTAGAAGTATAGCTAAAGAAATTTGTGAAAAAGAACTTATAGATATTTCTGTATTTGAGGGACGAGTGTTAAGTGGAGATATTTTCGTATCTGACAGAGCGACAAAAGAGGATTTGAAAAAGACCTTTGACGGCTACTGTACCGAGATGGAGGGTGCAGCTATAGCACAAGTTGCATATTTGAATGATATAAGAGTGCTTATAGTAAGAGCAATATCTGATAAGGCAGATGACAGTGCAAGTATGGACTATGCAGAGTTTGAAAGAAAGGCAATAGAAAATTGCGTTAAGTTGACTACAAAGCTGATAGAAACTATTGATGCTCCTCACTATTGCCAATAG
- a CDS encoding glucose-6-phosphate isomerase: MNKTVSFDYSKAMAFLGADELQNFKTITLNARDTLLSKSGVGSDFLGWIDLPIYYDKEEFERIKATAKKIQEDSDVLLVVGIGGSYLGARAAIEFLSHSFYSCLDKSQRKTPQIIFCGNSISSKYIADLKDVLKDKDFSINIISKSGTTTEPAISFRVFKEMLIEKYGRAEANKRIYATTDKAKGALKSLANEEGYESFVVPDDIGGRFSVLTAVGLLPIAVAGIDIDELMAGAAATREEVIGKSFEENPSLLYAAIRNIFLRKGKNIEVTVNYEPSLHYISEWIKQLFGESEGKDGRGIFPAAVDLTTDLHSMGQYIQDGARIMFETVLDIEESPAEILLKEEETDTDGMNYLAGKSVDFVNKSAMNGTILAHTDGNVPNLKINIPDESAFSLGSLFYFYEFACGISGYILGVNPFNQPGVESYKSNMFALLGKPGYEKQREELLKRLS; this comes from the coding sequence ATGAATAAGACAGTAAGTTTTGATTACTCAAAGGCAATGGCATTTTTAGGTGCGGATGAATTGCAGAATTTTAAAACAATAACTTTGAACGCAAGGGATACATTATTATCAAAGTCAGGAGTGGGGTCAGACTTTTTGGGATGGATTGACCTTCCGATATACTATGACAAGGAAGAGTTTGAAAGAATAAAGGCAACAGCAAAGAAAATACAAGAAGACTCTGATGTACTCTTGGTAGTAGGTATTGGCGGTTCATATCTTGGAGCAAGAGCAGCTATAGAATTTTTAAGCCATAGTTTTTATAGCTGTTTGGATAAATCACAGAGAAAGACACCACAGATAATATTCTGTGGAAACTCTATTTCATCAAAATATATAGCAGACTTGAAAGATGTATTGAAGGATAAAGACTTCTCAATAAACATCATCTCCAAGTCAGGAACTACGACTGAGCCGGCTATCAGCTTTAGGGTGTTCAAAGAGATGCTTATAGAAAAGTATGGAAGAGCTGAGGCAAACAAAAGAATCTATGCCACAACAGATAAAGCAAAGGGTGCATTAAAATCATTGGCAAATGAAGAAGGCTATGAGAGTTTTGTAGTGCCGGATGATATAGGTGGAAGATTCTCAGTGCTTACAGCAGTAGGTCTACTTCCTATAGCAGTAGCCGGAATAGATATAGATGAACTTATGGCAGGTGCTGCAGCGACCAGAGAAGAAGTGATAGGAAAATCTTTTGAAGAAAATCCTTCATTATTATATGCTGCAATTAGAAATATATTCCTTAGAAAAGGAAAGAATATAGAAGTTACTGTAAACTACGAGCCAAGTCTTCACTATATTTCAGAGTGGATAAAGCAGCTCTTTGGAGAGAGTGAGGGTAAGGATGGAAGAGGTATCTTCCCGGCAGCTGTAGATTTAACTACAGACTTACATTCAATGGGCCAGTATATTCAAGATGGTGCCAGAATAATGTTTGAAACAGTACTTGATATAGAGGAGTCTCCGGCAGAGATTTTGCTTAAGGAAGAGGAGACAGATACAGATGGTATGAATTATTTGGCAGGAAAGAGTGTAGATTTTGTAAACAAATCTGCAATGAATGGTACAATACTTGCACATACAGATGGCAATGTGCCAAATCTGAAGATAAATATTCCGGATGAGAGTGCATTCTCACTTGGAAGTCTTTTCTACTTCTATGAATTTGCATGTGGTATAAGTGGATATATACTTGGAGTAAACCCTTTCAACCAGCCGGGAGTGGAGAGCTATAAGAGCAATATGTTTGCATTACTTGGTAAGCCGGGATATGAAAAGCAAAGAGAAGAGCTTTTAAAGAGGCTTAGCTAA
- a CDS encoding DUF5711 family protein, which yields MIENKEIKKQKLKGRIIDTAALEENAVPRSRRRKDMSFFKERRRVIIILLVFLGVFVVAYTLINRFKTYDKFKLKWIHELSEGSLVGYESLGNGFLKYSRDGALYLKPNGKDVWIESYEMSNPKIDKNGKYLIIFDVGGYKIESYTKDGRVFAIETELPILKAVVSRTGIVTTLVEDSRSTYILFFDKEGNKLEISIKSKLSGDGFPTDIAISPDGTALLATFQYLKGSSMMGRVVFYDFSEIGQNMPNRVVGGFDEEFVSSMVARVRFFDKINSVAIASDGLYFFSSKNVASPKLIKTIKAENDIEALDFEGNKLCVVYKNSSEKFNHTLYVYSKEGKVILKKEFLGELSKIDMKNGYIYMTKNDKAIIMNMSGVIKYSGSLDVNIYGIVKSGFLSNFTVLGDKDFRGITFK from the coding sequence ATGATAGAAAATAAGGAAATAAAAAAGCAGAAACTAAAGGGCAGAATAATAGATACTGCTGCACTTGAAGAAAATGCTGTGCCAAGATCAAGAAGAAGAAAGGATATGAGCTTCTTTAAGGAAAGGAGGAGGGTTATCATAATCCTCCTTGTTTTTCTAGGAGTTTTTGTGGTTGCATATACACTGATTAACAGATTCAAGACCTATGATAAATTTAAATTAAAATGGATACATGAGTTGAGTGAAGGAAGTCTTGTGGGATATGAAAGCCTAGGAAATGGATTCTTAAAGTACTCAAGAGACGGAGCATTGTACTTAAAACCAAATGGTAAGGATGTTTGGATAGAAAGTTATGAGATGTCCAATCCTAAAATTGATAAAAATGGGAAATATCTGATAATTTTTGATGTTGGTGGATATAAGATAGAAAGCTATACTAAAGATGGTAGAGTCTTCGCTATAGAAACTGAATTACCTATATTGAAAGCAGTTGTCTCAAGAACCGGAATAGTTACAACGTTGGTGGAAGATTCCAGATCCACATATATACTCTTTTTTGATAAAGAGGGAAATAAGTTGGAGATAAGTATAAAGTCAAAATTGTCGGGAGACGGTTTTCCAACAGATATAGCTATATCACCTGACGGTACAGCACTTTTAGCCACCTTTCAGTATTTAAAGGGAAGCTCTATGATGGGTAGAGTGGTTTTCTATGATTTTTCAGAAATAGGTCAAAACATGCCAAACCGAGTGGTTGGAGGTTTTGATGAAGAGTTTGTATCATCAATGGTTGCAAGAGTGAGATTTTTTGATAAAATAAACTCAGTAGCAATAGCATCTGACGGCCTTTATTTTTTCTCATCAAAAAATGTGGCTTCACCAAAACTGATAAAGACAATAAAAGCAGAAAATGATATTGAGGCATTGGATTTTGAAGGAAATAAACTTTGCGTGGTTTATAAAAACAGTTCTGAAAAATTCAATCATACATTGTATGTATACTCAAAAGAAGGAAAGGTTATTTTAAAGAAAGAATTCCTTGGTGAGCTTAGTAAAATTGACATGAAAAATGGATATATATATATGACAAAGAATGATAAAGCCATTATAATGAATATGTCAGGTGTAATAAAATACAGTGGAAGTCTTGATGTAAATATCTATGGTATTGTAAAGAGTGGGTTCTTATCAAACTTTACAGTGCTTGGCGATAAGGACTTTAGAGGAATAACGTTTAAATAA
- a CDS encoding ROK family glucokinase: protein MEQVCVGVDIGGTSVKLGIFTLGGDLLKKWELPTEPKNDTKALIEKIGKSIKENLKEGGLTLTDCVGVGMGVPGPVLPNGYIEVVVNIGWKEVFPARMLSDILDGMPVALGNDANVAALGEAWMGGAKNYQDVVMVTLGTGVGGGIIVDGKIVPGKHGLGGEIGHMHVRDSETEKCNCGGVGCLEQISSATGIVNEAKKLLSKKKATSRLSLLEDITAKDVLDAAKAGDAIALEVVDTVSKYLGIALSHLTLTVDPEIFVIGGGVSKAGEFLIEKITEKFVFYTPITKTKADIVLAQLGNDAGIYGAARLVLG from the coding sequence ATGGAGCAGGTATGCGTGGGTGTTGACATAGGAGGAACAAGTGTAAAACTTGGTATATTTACATTGGGAGGTGATCTTTTAAAAAAATGGGAGTTACCTACTGAACCCAAAAATGATACCAAGGCATTGATAGAGAAGATAGGAAAATCTATAAAAGAAAACCTAAAAGAAGGTGGACTTACTCTTACAGACTGTGTAGGAGTTGGAATGGGAGTTCCCGGACCGGTATTGCCAAATGGCTATATAGAAGTTGTAGTAAATATAGGCTGGAAAGAGGTGTTCCCTGCAAGAATGCTCTCTGATATTTTGGACGGTATGCCTGTAGCCCTTGGAAATGATGCCAATGTAGCAGCACTTGGAGAAGCATGGATGGGAGGAGCCAAAAATTATCAGGATGTAGTGATGGTAACTCTCGGCACAGGTGTAGGCGGAGGCATTATAGTTGATGGTAAAATAGTGCCGGGAAAACATGGGCTTGGTGGCGAAATAGGACATATGCATGTAAGGGATTCTGAAACAGAGAAATGTAACTGTGGTGGAGTAGGATGTTTGGAACAGATATCAAGTGCTACAGGAATAGTAAATGAGGCAAAGAAACTTTTAAGTAAAAAGAAAGCTACCTCAAGATTGTCACTTTTGGAAGACATTACAGCAAAGGATGTACTTGATGCAGCCAAGGCAGGAGATGCTATAGCTTTGGAGGTTGTAGATACTGTTTCAAAATACCTTGGAATAGCACTGTCACATTTAACTTTAACAGTAGACCCTGAGATTTTTGTAATAGGTGGCGGTGTATCAAAGGCAGGAGAATTCCTTATAGAAAAAATAACTGAAAAATTCGTATTCTATACACCAATTACAAAGACAAAGGCTGATATAGTACTGGCACAACTTGGAAATGATGCCGGAATATATGGAGCTGCAAGACTGGTATTGGGTTAG
- a CDS encoding N-acetylmuramoyl-L-alanine amidase family protein — protein MKKRSMVSRVGLLAVSALFLWAFPSTAHAEGWDNSTGEWRYLDSANNAVSDVWRKSGDAWYYLGDDGNMVRDSLLTIGDDVFYLNADGVMAADRWILTKDEDDEEGWYYFGADGKAYRGKEGRLYTREVNGKRYLFDENGVMLTGFFDAVGNAVEDDNPFKTAVYYFGADGAMFTDQWLFYSQVGENPGYSELGQRNYAEYDEMWLYFGANGRKYAAKTTDQSKQREINGKAYLFDENGVMIPQLSVTNANIRATASNAKVKYGSLDIDGELKDDYWTFTVPNEEMSQEDYDTGERSWFRTKKDGSVIKDRIATVLGRRYAFDEIGRMQTGFVVMLEDDTFGIRFDVDEWSKEDFLTDAIDSPIAAIDRGSLYLFGTDELNDGSMILGEVTVSLRDTNAVFGFKDNGKAIGAKCTLAKSDGKFYFNGLRLDADADLKYGILKDTRTGHGEYVVVGTDGKVVKGTKILRDGEGNWIIVENSKFVARVSDGDRPRKKNGRFYHYDSTAEKHERWGAEITYATDGAYNLDSDFVLFDR, from the coding sequence ATGAAAAAAAGGAGCATGGTAAGTCGTGTAGGCTTACTAGCGGTTTCCGCTCTCTTCCTTTGGGCTTTTCCTTCAACTGCACATGCAGAAGGATGGGACAACTCAACAGGTGAGTGGAGATACCTGGATAGTGCTAACAACGCAGTATCAGATGTTTGGCGTAAGTCAGGTGATGCTTGGTATTATCTAGGTGATGATGGAAATATGGTAAGAGATTCATTACTTACCATAGGAGACGATGTTTTTTACCTAAATGCTGACGGAGTTATGGCGGCTGATCGCTGGATACTCACAAAGGACGAGGACGACGAAGAAGGATGGTATTACTTCGGAGCTGACGGAAAAGCATATAGAGGTAAAGAGGGAAGACTATATACTCGTGAGGTTAATGGAAAGAGATATCTTTTTGATGAGAATGGAGTAATGCTTACAGGATTCTTTGATGCAGTGGGCAATGCAGTAGAGGACGACAATCCATTCAAGACAGCGGTATATTACTTTGGTGCTGACGGAGCAATGTTCACTGATCAGTGGCTATTCTATTCACAAGTAGGAGAAAACCCGGGTTATTCAGAGCTTGGACAAAGAAACTATGCTGAATATGATGAGATGTGGTTATACTTTGGGGCTAATGGTAGAAAGTATGCTGCAAAGACTACAGATCAGTCTAAGCAAAGAGAGATAAACGGTAAGGCTTATCTCTTTGATGAGAACGGAGTTATGATACCTCAGCTTTCTGTAACTAATGCAAATATTAGAGCAACAGCAAGCAATGCTAAGGTAAAATATGGTTCACTTGATATAGACGGTGAGCTAAAAGATGACTATTGGACATTTACAGTGCCAAATGAGGAGATGAGCCAGGAAGACTACGATACGGGCGAGCGTAGCTGGTTCAGAACAAAGAAAGACGGCAGTGTAATTAAGGACAGAATAGCTACAGTACTTGGAAGAAGATATGCCTTTGATGAAATAGGACGTATGCAGACAGGTTTTGTGGTTATGTTGGAAGATGATACCTTCGGTATCAGATTTGATGTAGATGAGTGGAGCAAGGAAGATTTCCTTACAGATGCGATAGACTCACCTATAGCTGCTATAGACAGAGGTAGCCTATATCTCTTTGGAACTGATGAGTTAAATGACGGTTCAATGATACTCGGAGAGGTTACAGTATCACTTAGAGATACAAACGCCGTATTTGGTTTCAAGGATAATGGTAAGGCTATCGGAGCAAAGTGCACACTTGCAAAGAGTGATGGCAAGTTCTACTTCAACGGTTTAAGACTTGATGCAGATGCAGATCTTAAATATGGTATCCTAAAAGATACAAGAACAGGTCATGGCGAATATGTAGTAGTCGGAACTGACGGAAAAGTAGTAAAAGGCACAAAGATTTTAAGAGACGGAGAGGGCAACTGGATAATAGTTGAAAACTCAAAGTTCGTAGCTAGAGTTAGTGATGGTGATAGACCAAGAAAGAAGAACGGAAGATTCTATCACTATGATTCAACAGCTGAGAAACATGAGAGATGGGGAGCAGAAATCACTTATGCTACAGATGGAGCATACAACTTAGATAGTGATTTTGTACTCTTCGATAGATAG